From the Sphingomonas suaedae genome, one window contains:
- the rsmA gene encoding 16S rRNA (adenine(1518)-N(6)/adenine(1519)-N(6))-dimethyltransferase RsmA, producing the protein MTSLPPLREVIRRHGLSASKALGQNFLFDSQLLDRIARVPGDLSGQEVFEVGPGPGGLTRALLGAGAQVTAVERDRRCIPALAELGDAFPGQLRVIEGDALEVDAPALFAGKPHIASNLPYNVGTALLVGWLSADWEPWWASLTLMFQKEVAERIVAAPGTDHYGRLAVLAQWRSSARIAMPVHRSAFTPPPKVMSAVVHIVPGDEPPGVQFRVLEKLTAAAFGQRRKMLRQSLKGVPGAVETAEALGIDPTRRAETVSVAEFVRLARALSN; encoded by the coding sequence GTGACCTCCCTTCCCCCGCTGCGTGAGGTCATCCGCAGGCACGGTCTCTCCGCCAGCAAGGCACTGGGTCAGAATTTCCTGTTCGATTCGCAGTTGCTCGATCGGATCGCACGCGTTCCCGGCGACCTGAGTGGGCAGGAGGTGTTCGAGGTCGGCCCCGGCCCCGGCGGACTCACCCGCGCGTTGCTCGGCGCGGGGGCACAGGTAACCGCAGTGGAGCGCGACCGGCGCTGCATCCCCGCGCTGGCGGAACTGGGCGACGCCTTTCCCGGCCAGTTACGGGTGATCGAGGGGGATGCGCTGGAGGTGGACGCCCCGGCGCTGTTCGCAGGCAAGCCGCACATCGCGTCCAACCTGCCCTATAATGTCGGCACCGCATTGCTGGTCGGCTGGCTGTCGGCGGACTGGGAGCCGTGGTGGGCGAGCCTGACGCTGATGTTCCAGAAGGAAGTCGCCGAGCGGATCGTCGCGGCGCCGGGCACCGATCATTATGGCCGCCTCGCCGTCCTCGCCCAGTGGCGCAGCAGCGCGCGGATCGCGATGCCGGTCCACCGCAGCGCCTTCACCCCGCCGCCCAAGGTGATGTCGGCGGTGGTCCATATCGTTCCGGGCGACGAGCCGCCTGGTGTGCAATTCCGCGTGCTGGAAAAACTGACCGCCGCCGCATTCGGCCAGCGGCGCAAGATGCTGCGGCAGAGTTTGAAGGGCGTTCCGGGCGCGGTCGAGACGGCGGAAGCGCTGGGCATCGATCCGACCCGCCGCGCGGAGACGGTGAGCGTCGCGGAGTTTGTGCGCCTGGCGCGGGCACTGTCAAACTAA
- the pdxA gene encoding 4-hydroxythreonine-4-phosphate dehydrogenase PdxA — MSNALRPLAVAMGDPAGIGPEIVGKAWANRALHTLAPFFAVGDPAAVERVWNGPVARIDSPDEAARAFETALPVLTVACSGDIVPGTPDIEGARCALDSLELATGLARSGAAGGLVTGPVSKAQLYRIGFTHPGQTEFVAERCGIAHANAVMMLAGPTLRVVPVTTHIPLIEVAPSISVGLVLAKARATARGLARNFGIAAPRLAFAGLNPHAGEGGAIGREEIDILIPAIEQLRSEGIDAAGPFAADTMFHARARATYDAAICLYHDQALVPLKTLHFDEGVNLTLGLPIVRTSPDHGTAFGIAGTDQAEPGAMIAAIRMAAQAAEYRAQYDATSA; from the coding sequence ATGAGCAACGCCCTGCGCCCGCTCGCGGTCGCGATGGGCGATCCTGCCGGCATCGGTCCGGAGATCGTCGGCAAGGCATGGGCAAACCGCGCGCTCCACACGCTCGCCCCCTTCTTCGCGGTCGGGGATCCTGCGGCCGTCGAGCGCGTATGGAATGGGCCGGTCGCGCGGATCGACAGCCCGGACGAGGCGGCCCGGGCATTCGAGACGGCGCTGCCCGTCCTGACCGTCGCCTGTTCGGGCGACATCGTCCCCGGTACGCCTGACATCGAAGGCGCGCGCTGCGCACTCGACAGCCTGGAGCTTGCCACCGGTCTTGCCCGGTCGGGCGCGGCGGGCGGGTTGGTGACCGGCCCGGTATCCAAGGCGCAGCTGTACCGGATCGGCTTCACCCATCCGGGCCAGACCGAATTCGTCGCCGAACGCTGCGGAATCGCTCATGCCAATGCGGTGATGATGCTCGCCGGGCCCACGCTGCGGGTGGTGCCGGTGACGACGCACATCCCGCTGATCGAGGTGGCGCCATCGATCAGCGTCGGTCTGGTGCTGGCCAAGGCGCGGGCAACCGCGCGTGGTCTCGCCCGCAACTTCGGCATCGCCGCGCCACGCCTCGCCTTTGCAGGCCTCAATCCCCATGCCGGCGAAGGTGGCGCAATCGGACGCGAGGAGATCGACATCCTGATCCCCGCGATCGAACAACTGCGCAGCGAGGGGATCGACGCCGCCGGGCCGTTCGCCGCCGACACGATGTTCCACGCCCGCGCGCGCGCCACCTATGACGCGGCGATCTGCCTCTATCACGATCAGGCGCTGGTACCGCTCAAGACGCTGCATTTCGACGAGGGCGTTAACCTGACCCTGGGATTGCCGATCGTCCGCACCTCCCCCGATCACGGCACCGCATTCGGCATCGCCGGGACCGATCAGGCCGAGCCGGGGGCGATGATCGCGGCGATCCGCATGGCCGCGCAGGCGGCGGAATATCGCGCTCAGTACGACGCGACTTCGGCGTGA
- a CDS encoding peptidylprolyl isomerase gives MTSKVARFGRYSALLFGIAASTAIGAQTVADSEVPSTANLNLPQNLQLFAKADPNIRKPTAIVNGYVITRTDVEHRVNLFMALNQLKLTPEEQNQLRLQVLRLLTDETIQIQEAKAKDVSIPAEQIERSFAGIARRYNRSPDEMRTWLREIGSSERSFKRQIEGELAWQSLIRRTIGPFVNVGDEEVNAIIARLEAAKGTEEFQLREIYISATPERAGEVFQAMQQMIQQMQQGRPFEYFAQFSEATTRAQGGDLGWVRAEMLPAPLAQAAQQMQVGQVAGPVEVPGGFSILYLVDKRQVLMADPRDAQLSLRQITVKFPPGITPAQAQARVAEFAGVLKSTNGCGAVGEAAETLGAEVVDNDSVRARDLPPQLQDIVLGLQIGQATPPFGSPTEGVRALVLCGRDEAQASNQPSPDAVRDEIEERRTNLRAQRLLRDLRRDAIIEYR, from the coding sequence ATGACCTCGAAAGTCGCGCGTTTCGGCCGTTACTCGGCTCTCTTATTCGGTATCGCAGCCAGCACCGCGATCGGCGCCCAGACGGTGGCCGACAGCGAAGTGCCGTCGACCGCCAATTTGAATCTGCCGCAGAATTTGCAGCTGTTCGCCAAGGCCGATCCCAATATCCGCAAGCCCACAGCGATCGTGAATGGCTATGTCATCACGCGCACCGATGTGGAGCATCGCGTCAACCTGTTCATGGCGTTGAATCAGCTCAAGCTGACACCGGAAGAGCAGAATCAGCTGCGCCTTCAGGTGCTTCGGCTGCTGACCGACGAAACGATCCAGATCCAGGAAGCCAAGGCGAAGGATGTCAGCATCCCCGCCGAACAGATCGAGCGCAGCTTCGCGGGCATCGCGCGGCGCTACAATCGCTCGCCTGACGAGATGCGCACCTGGCTGCGCGAGATCGGATCGTCGGAACGCTCGTTCAAGCGGCAGATCGAGGGCGAACTGGCGTGGCAGAGCCTGATCCGCCGCACCATCGGCCCGTTCGTCAATGTCGGCGACGAGGAAGTGAATGCGATCATCGCACGCCTCGAAGCCGCCAAGGGCACCGAGGAATTCCAGCTGCGCGAGATCTATATCTCCGCCACGCCCGAACGCGCGGGTGAGGTGTTCCAGGCGATGCAGCAGATGATCCAGCAGATGCAGCAGGGTCGCCCGTTCGAATATTTCGCGCAATTCTCCGAAGCGACCACGCGCGCCCAGGGCGGCGACCTTGGCTGGGTGCGCGCCGAAATGCTCCCTGCCCCCCTCGCTCAGGCGGCGCAGCAGATGCAGGTCGGTCAGGTCGCCGGGCCGGTCGAGGTTCCGGGCGGCTTTTCGATCCTGTATCTCGTCGACAAGCGCCAGGTTCTGATGGCGGACCCGCGCGACGCGCAGCTCAGCCTGCGTCAGATCACCGTCAAATTCCCGCCGGGGATTACCCCGGCGCAGGCGCAGGCACGGGTCGCCGAGTTCGCCGGCGTGCTCAAATCCACCAACGGGTGCGGCGCGGTGGGCGAGGCGGCCGAGACGCTGGGCGCCGAAGTGGTCGATAATGACTCGGTTCGCGCACGCGATCTTCCGCCCCAGCTCCAGGACATCGTGCTCGGCCTTCAGATCGGCCAGGCGACCCCACCGTTCGGATCGCCGACCGAAGGGGTACGCGCGCTGGTGCTGTGCGGTCGCGACGAGGCGCAGGCATCGAACCAGCCTTCGCCCGATGCGGTACGCGACGAGATCGAGGAGCGGCGCACCAATTTGCGCGCCCAGCGCTTGCTGCGCGATCTGCGCCGCGACGCGATCATCGAGTATCGCTGA
- a CDS encoding LPS-assembly protein LptD, which yields MTRKALLLAGIVPLALCLAPGAAALGAQDLQDRAVEPPPPSETPLPDDPNQIQFSADLAEYDSSGDVVTVTGDVRLFRDGNRLRADKVVWNRKTGQVIAEGDIAVTNPEGDTAYGDRIELTDSLRDGMIDNMLVVLEQGGRIAAERGTRDDGGVIRVDRAAYTPCAVVDSGNCPKEPSWKITAVRVVYDPAKQRIRYTGARVSLFGIASLPLPVFSHSVGTDNASGLLAPEIRYDSVNGFEVALPYYFDLGASKGLTVTPHIFTGALPMVQAEYRQLLERGAFRITGYGTYSRRSDDFVSPTPDVSSENAFRGYIDAAGRFQFDPNWSASGSVRLASDRTFLRRYDISSDDRLRNNVRVERIDRDSYFSINGWFVQTLRPTENQGLQPVALPEIDYRLRFGQNLIPGGRFELQANSLAISRGQGQDTQRAFTSLRYDLRKLTSWGQEVTLTAYGRGDLYNTQDTLATTVASYRGLEGFRARAIGALALDLKWPLIGEAFGGTQRVTPRFQIVAAPKLENFDVPNEDARSVDLEDSNLFALNRFPGYDRFEDSTRFTFGLDYALYLPGLSVEANVGQSYRLTSRPAILPDGTGLDGRLSDIVGRTVVRYRDFVAFTHRYRLDKDNLAIRRNEIDATVGSRETFVTLGYLRLNRNISFALEDLQDREEARVGARVQISRFWSAFGSAVIDLTDKEEDPTSLADGFEPIRHRLGVEYEDDCIRLGLTWRRDYQSTGDARRGSSYLFTLALKNLGR from the coding sequence GTGACGCGCAAGGCTCTGCTGCTCGCCGGGATCGTGCCGCTCGCGCTGTGCCTCGCGCCCGGCGCCGCCGCGCTGGGGGCGCAGGATTTGCAGGACCGTGCGGTCGAGCCGCCGCCGCCCTCCGAAACCCCGTTGCCCGACGATCCCAACCAGATCCAGTTCTCCGCCGATCTCGCCGAATATGATTCCAGCGGCGATGTCGTGACAGTCACCGGCGATGTCCGCCTGTTCCGCGACGGCAACCGCCTGCGCGCCGACAAGGTGGTGTGGAACCGCAAGACCGGGCAGGTGATCGCTGAGGGCGACATTGCGGTGACCAATCCGGAGGGCGACACCGCCTATGGCGACCGGATCGAACTGACCGATTCGCTCAGAGATGGCATGATCGACAATATGCTCGTCGTGCTCGAACAGGGCGGGCGGATCGCCGCCGAGCGCGGCACGCGCGACGATGGCGGCGTGATCCGCGTCGATCGCGCTGCGTACACGCCCTGCGCCGTCGTCGATTCAGGCAATTGTCCCAAGGAACCGTCGTGGAAGATCACTGCGGTGCGTGTGGTCTATGATCCGGCGAAGCAGCGCATCCGCTATACCGGCGCGCGCGTCTCGCTGTTCGGGATCGCGTCGCTGCCGCTGCCGGTCTTCTCGCATTCGGTTGGCACCGACAATGCCAGCGGCCTGCTCGCGCCCGAAATTCGCTATGACTCGGTCAACGGATTCGAAGTGGCGCTGCCCTATTATTTCGACCTTGGCGCCAGCAAGGGTCTGACGGTCACCCCGCATATCTTCACCGGCGCGCTGCCGATGGTGCAGGCCGAATATCGGCAGTTGCTGGAGCGGGGGGCGTTTCGCATCACCGGATACGGCACCTATAGCCGCCGCAGCGACGATTTCGTTTCGCCCACCCCGGACGTATCGAGCGAGAATGCGTTTCGCGGTTATATCGACGCCGCCGGACGCTTCCAGTTCGATCCGAACTGGAGCGCGAGCGGGTCGGTTCGCCTTGCCAGCGACCGCACCTTCCTGCGCCGCTATGATATTTCGAGCGACGACCGGCTGCGCAACAATGTCCGCGTCGAGCGGATCGATCGCGATTCCTATTTCTCGATCAATGGCTGGTTCGTCCAGACGCTGCGCCCCACCGAAAATCAGGGGCTTCAGCCGGTCGCGCTGCCCGAGATCGACTATCGCCTGCGCTTCGGCCAGAATCTGATCCCCGGCGGCCGGTTCGAGCTTCAGGCGAACAGCCTCGCCATCAGCCGGGGACAGGGGCAGGATACGCAGCGCGCCTTCACGTCGCTGCGCTACGATCTGCGCAAGCTGACCTCCTGGGGACAGGAGGTCACGCTGACCGCCTATGGCCGCGGCGACCTCTACAACACGCAGGACACGCTCGCGACGACGGTCGCGAGCTATCGCGGGCTGGAGGGGTTTCGCGCCCGTGCGATCGGCGCGCTCGCGCTCGACCTTAAATGGCCGCTGATCGGCGAGGCGTTCGGCGGCACCCAGCGGGTCACCCCGCGCTTCCAGATCGTCGCCGCGCCGAAGCTTGAGAATTTCGACGTTCCCAACGAGGACGCACGCTCGGTCGATCTGGAGGATTCGAACCTCTTCGCGCTCAACCGATTCCCCGGATATGACCGATTCGAGGATTCGACCCGCTTCACCTTCGGCCTCGATTATGCGCTGTACCTGCCCGGCCTGTCGGTCGAGGCCAATGTCGGGCAGAGCTATCGCCTTACCTCGCGCCCCGCGATCCTTCCCGACGGGACCGGACTTGACGGGCGGCTGTCCGACATCGTCGGCCGCACGGTTGTACGGTATCGCGACTTTGTCGCGTTCACCCATCGTTACCGGCTGGACAAGGACAATCTGGCGATCCGGCGCAACGAGATCGACGCCACGGTCGGATCGCGCGAAACTTTCGTCACACTCGGCTATCTGCGCCTCAACCGCAATATCAGCTTCGCGCTGGAGGATTTGCAGGATCGGGAAGAGGCGCGGGTCGGCGCGCGGGTGCAGATTTCGCGCTTTTGGTCCGCCTTTGGCTCCGCCGTGATCGACCTCACCGACAAGGAGGAAGACCCAACCTCGCTTGCCGACGGCTTCGAGCCGATCCGCCACCGGCTGGGCGTGGAATATGAGGATGACTGTATCCGCCTGGGTCTCACCTGGCGTCGCGACTATCAGTCGACCGGCGACGCGCGGCGGGGCAGTTCGTACCTGTTCACGCTGGCGCTCAAGAATTTGGGACGCTAG
- a CDS encoding leucyl aminopeptidase, protein MQVTFSAARPADAAVLALPVEKDGLDRMPGGTLDDATLALVRDAARSGRFEGEVGSIAEIFVPGKDGADRVLLLGVGAGGEADYERAGGALTARFLTSGVTAITVDFAALGGAPTVRAVARFAAAAKQRGWRHDAYRTKLTEKQKRTLDTLVLAGAPEGSEDAWTALAAVTEGMELTRTLVSEPPNILYPESFVERCRHLADLGVEITVLDRADMEKLGMGALLGVAQGSRRDGRLLAMRWNGKDAGDVDVAFVGKGVTFDTGGISIKPAAGMEDMKWDMGGAGAVAGAMKALALRKAKVNVIGVCGLVENMPDGNAQRPGDVVTSMSGQTIEVINTDAEGRLVLCDAITWVQKTHGPKTIVDLATLTGAMIIALGNEHGGLFSNDDGLAEQLLTAGRATGDHLWRFPLGDAYNKLIDSQIADMKNVGPRGAGSITAAQFIQRFVEPGIRWAHLDIAGMVWADKAGPNYDKGATGYGVRLLDRFVRDNFEG, encoded by the coding sequence ATGCAGGTAACATTTTCCGCCGCCCGCCCCGCCGATGCCGCGGTGCTCGCGCTCCCGGTCGAAAAGGACGGGCTGGACCGGATGCCCGGCGGCACGCTCGACGATGCCACGCTCGCGCTGGTGCGCGATGCCGCGCGTTCGGGCCGGTTCGAGGGCGAGGTCGGGTCGATCGCCGAAATATTCGTGCCGGGGAAGGATGGCGCGGATCGCGTGTTGCTGCTCGGCGTCGGTGCCGGGGGCGAGGCCGATTACGAGCGCGCGGGCGGTGCGCTGACCGCGCGCTTCCTGACTTCCGGCGTCACCGCGATCACGGTCGATTTCGCTGCGCTGGGCGGTGCCCCCACCGTGCGCGCCGTGGCTCGCTTCGCGGCCGCCGCAAAGCAGCGCGGCTGGCGCCATGATGCCTATCGCACCAAATTGACCGAAAAGCAGAAGCGGACGCTCGATACGCTGGTGCTCGCTGGCGCGCCCGAAGGCAGCGAGGATGCCTGGACGGCGCTCGCGGCGGTGACCGAGGGCATGGAACTGACCCGCACGCTCGTGTCTGAGCCGCCCAACATCCTCTACCCCGAGAGCTTCGTCGAGCGTTGCCGCCACCTCGCCGATCTCGGGGTCGAGATCACCGTGCTCGACCGCGCGGACATGGAGAAGCTGGGCATGGGCGCGCTGCTCGGCGTGGCGCAGGGTTCGCGTCGCGACGGCCGTCTGCTGGCGATGCGCTGGAACGGCAAGGATGCGGGTGACGTCGATGTCGCATTCGTCGGCAAGGGCGTGACGTTCGACACCGGCGGCATCTCGATCAAGCCGGCCGCCGGCATGGAAGACATGAAGTGGGACATGGGCGGCGCCGGTGCCGTCGCCGGCGCGATGAAGGCGCTCGCGCTGCGCAAGGCCAAGGTCAACGTGATCGGCGTGTGCGGCCTCGTCGAGAATATGCCCGACGGCAATGCCCAGCGTCCGGGCGACGTCGTCACGTCAATGTCGGGCCAGACGATCGAGGTCATCAACACCGACGCGGAGGGACGCCTCGTCCTGTGTGACGCGATCACCTGGGTTCAGAAAACCCACGGTCCCAAGACGATCGTCGATCTCGCGACGCTGACCGGGGCGATGATCATCGCGCTGGGCAACGAGCATGGCGGCCTGTTCTCGAACGACGATGGCCTTGCCGAACAATTGCTGACGGCGGGCCGCGCGACCGGCGATCATCTGTGGCGGTTCCCGCTCGGCGACGCCTACAACAAGCTGATCGACAGCCAGATCGCCGACATGAAGAATGTCGGACCCCGCGGCGCGGGGTCGATTACGGCCGCGCAGTTCATCCAGCGCTTCGTGGAACCCGGCATACGCTGGGCGCATCTCGACATCGCGGGCATGGTCTGGGCCGACAAGGCGGGGCCGAACTATGACAAGGGCGCAACCGGCTATGGCGTGCGCCT